TATCTTGGTCGGGAAAGTTGTCGATGACGCTAGGATCAGACGTCAAGCTTTTCAAGCGCTCAGAGATGAAAAAATTAAACAGAGAGATAATGAAATTGAACAGAGAAATAATGAAATTGAAGAGGATCGAAGAAAGAAGTTAGCTCATAATAGAGGAGAAGAATACTTGGATGGTAGAAGAGTGAATTTACAACCAACAGACCATGATGATGTGTTTAAAGATCAAGTTAGAAATGACTGTTTACTTACAAAGATGGTGGTTGATGAGAGATCTGTGATTGGGGGTCCGAAAAGTGTTTTGGTCAAGGTAAGTAACTATGCTTGATTAACTATACTAAGTTGGTTTAAATTCATATATAGGTGTTTATTGTGTAATGAAACTGAAATTTCCGACATTATATTCCATCCAGGATGAAGATGGATCAATGACTCGGTACAGGAGGTGGAATCCCTATACCTGCATGCTTGCTGCGGCGATTCTAAATGGCGTCGAATACTTTGGGATTGTAAGTGCTTACTCAATTTCATCTCTATAGTTGTTGAATAGGGTACCATTTGGAAGGGGGTTGTAATTGGATATAAATGTGGTGAAATCTCTCATGCTGGTGGTGAGTCTTGATTCACGTATTTGCTAGAGCATCACATGTTGACTAAATACTCGCTTTTGTAAAAGTACTTGTAGACAAGTATTGTACTATCTCATCAAATTGCCAATATTCTTGTCCCTGTCAGCTTCCCTTGACCTTGTGTTTGTTTATTCTTAATAAGTGAGATTTTGAGCTTCCAATATTATATCCTCGCTATTATAATTCCGAATTTAATTAAACCAACTTAACCGCTTCATGTTGTGTTATTTGCTTGCCCTGGTCTTGTTTCATTAAGTACTGTCAACAGTATGATCACTTTCCTTTCTCTAACATGTTGCTGAGACTTGTATGTTAACCTGATATGAGATACTACTACAAAAGGAATTGTTTAATTGTATGTTAAATTTCTGAGTAACCAATTTACCTTTGCTTTAGATGCCAACTGAATTTCATAAGGTTTCAGGTGTGAGAATTATCCTAGCCAATTTCAATCTTTGAGATGCCAACTTATATATggtacttttcaatctttgagatCAATTATTGAATAGCATAGGGGACATCCTTAATTTACTGTTGGATTGGACATCCTTAACTAATGAACATTAAGCTGGTTTGCTGGAGAGATGGTTTATTTATTCTTTTAACCTCTGAATGTTGTGTATTTATGCCAACATGTAACATACAACCCAGTTTCTCATGATTACGTTTGAATATCCTGCAGACTAAAGGAGCTACGGTTTTGTATCTTGGTGTGCCAGCTTCGGCAATTACGGTTTCGCATGTATCCGACATCGTCGGACGAGTATGTTTCAGTCtttagtttgttttttcttttcatcaTTATATGTTGTTTTTTCTTCACTTATGAAGCTATATTGTGCTTTTAATAGGATGGCAAAGTATATGCTGTTGTGTACCTACACAACAGCAGAGGATCTAAATTTGATATGGCAAGGATGCAAGCCTTCAATGACATGGCAATGATACGGGAGAACATTGTACCTATCATTGCAGATGCGGCTGATCCCACCCAGTATAGAATTTTTGTGGATCGCCAAGTTGATGTCATCATCTCTGATGACCAACGAGCTGACCAGGTATAATCACTTCCATTTGTTGTATTgctgtgttttatttattttgatttattattttttgtctttTATTATAAGAGGATTCTGATTCAGATTGCTATATACTTTTTGCAGTCTACAATACTATCTCTGAATGCAAAGTGTTAcctgaaaagaaaaggaaactttGCAATGTTCATAAAGCCGGTCGTCATGTCGGTGGTCATGCCTGATTTGGATTCTGAAGAAGATGTATATGCACATGAATTGAAGATGTTGCAGAGGTTAGAACTCACACCATCGGCGGGGGTTCGTCTTGATCCGTACCAGAAGTGCCGTGCTTGTGTGATAGGACGCCGCAAATataaggaagaagaaaagaagatgaagatgaagaagacactTGATCATGTTCTACAATCTTAGTCTTCATCATGTTCAATCAAATGCTTGTGTATTATGCTAACTTTGTCTTGATACTAGGCTAGACTTTTTGATGGAGAAGTACCCTCTTTCTTTTGTTTTCCATTGTGCATATCCTACTGCTCATGGAATAGACTGGTGGTGTGTTTACATGTTTTAAAACAAGAAGATGTTTTTAGAAGTTCGGCAATATGCGTGCATTGAATCATGATTGGTGGTGTGTGTAGTGCTATATGATTGATAGTTTGGTTGGTCTTTGACAGCTATAGTCGGTATTGTTGCTAAAGGTCTGGACTGAAGTCCTTTTCTATCATATATGttaggaaatcaaaaccaacagaCTTTGCAAATTTTTGCTCGCTCACTGGAGGTTCTTGAATTTGAAGATtagtcaaattttgaattttgttaCATGGGAAtacattttaaaaaaaatgtagCACTTCTTGAATCCAAAATTGTATTCACAGCATGTATATCAGAAATTTCAAATTCAAGCACAACTTTTATTTGGTATAAAGATGCAATCAATCGCTTTTAACCTTTTCAGGAAGCTGCACTTCCACTTTAGcacaacacacccacaccttAATTTGTATAGGAAGGTTTCCCTCCTTTCCGCAATTCCTTCATAATTTGTTTGTGACATTGTTGTGTACCTGAGTGAAAGATACGTATTACATTTGATCTAGACAAGACTATTCAAGAGGTAATCCATCCTAAAACTTGCTGCTAACTAAAATGGTTTAATTCAGGTTTGAGTAAATTTCATGGAGATAGGAATTCATTGAGCTGTTGTTGCTGGTTGGTTTCATAAACTGACTAATGGAAATTTCTTGCTATTTTTCAATTTGGAAGCATTTTAAAGAAACCATTCTCTTTACTCAACTCATCAAGTGATTCTTGTAGATCGAAGTGTATGTTTCATCACACTTAACGCATATATGATTAGTTACCATGCTAGGCTTTCTTCCATGAATTGAAATTGCTGCACATAGAGAAGTTGGAGTTCATACCAGATTTATGCACTCTATCTTCTGTGGTAGTAATGAGATTAATTCCTCTTTCGATTTAAAATCTAGTTGATGTATTTGCTATGTGTTCAACTGAGTGCTTGAAAGATGTTTCAAACTATTGGACTTTCTCAGATTTGTCTTGTTGGAATTATGAATCAAGCAAATGTTGATTATCTCCGCTAAATTAACAAGTCTTCTTTTGCGCATTACAGTAGTTTTGTTTCGTTTGGCTTTTACTCTTCATCTGTGAAGAAGAATGGTTGAAATATTTATTAGGATAATTTTGTTAAATACTGAATAGATTGCTTCAACGAACTGAATTTTGTCATTATTACTACCTTTATAGATCTTTCAAACACGAGCAACTGACCTCTTTTCATTAGTGTACCATTTTATACTTCGAATGCATTTAAGatttatttgacatgcccaagactAAATCTGAATCATGGGCATGGGTACGTAAGCGTAAGCCTGCGGtcctgggcatgtcaaatttgattTGCACCTAGTGACTACTAGGCTAGACTTGTGATGGGAAAATGCCCTCTTTCTTTTGTTTTCCATTGTGCATACTTACTGCTCATGGTGGTTGTCATATTGAATAATCGAAGAAAATGCTTTTAAAAGTTTGGCAGTATGCATTGAATTATGATTGTTTAGTTCTACGACTGAGATAGTTTAGTTGGTCTTTGACAGCTATAGTCGGTATTGTTGGTAAGGTCTGGATTGAAGTTCTCGGACTAATGGTTCCAAAATTAACTGAAATATATAGCATATCACTGAAATACTAGATACGGACATACACGtgggttcttgaaccgaagttctctgtTTACTTTCCAGTACCACCTCCTGCATGATCTATTTTCCATTGGGGCTGTACATATGAAACTATAAACTATAAAGTATTTAAATGACTAGTAAATGAGTTTCTCTGGCTTAGCCTTGTTGTCTTTCTACGAGTTTTCGTTGATGGCATTTGTGATGTGCTTGTATTGATTAGAGACCTTCGAATAAGATAGAACTCTGTAGACATCAGTCTTTTATGGCAAGTGAAACCTCCGTCTACAGACAAGAGATTTTAGTTAAATACTGTTAATGAGATTTGTATTTTAATTACTAGTGTCGCGCCTACACAGTTAATCGGTCCTTGCGCTCAACAAAATAAATTGTTCTGTTGCACACCGGGTATAACTTGAATCAACTGAGTCTTACATCCAAGTTTACGTTTGGCCATGAGCACACATTGTACAATTGCTGGTCTCAGTATATAAATACACAGCATTTTTAAGCATTCAGGTGGTTGTTCACAAATTGTGGTTCGCATTGTATTATGCACATAATTAGGCaacatcactttttttttttcaaaatttgtaTAAAGATCTGCTGGGTAATGCTACAGTAAATACGTTTGGAGCATTAAGTTACTCAAATTAAGTTATTGTGTTTTATTACACGCACTGAATATCTGTTTGTTCTTTTGTTTGGATTTGAAGTAAGGGCGTTTTGCACAAGTGGATTTAAACGTGGTTACTGGCTATGCCCGTGACTGTTGGCGaaatctaaacttgtctaaggcaaacaaaaTGACcaacagttccttctccgtagtggtatagttcaactgggcatcattcagtgTTTTGatggcatagtaaatcacattaagtaatttgttttgtcgttgatatataaacttgtcgacctcaataagaacattctcgatcacaccacgaggaattttgacggatctatcagctaactgaagtgttatctgggtaggtttcatttcaccaagtcctagcttaaggtacacatgatatggtagaaagttcacactggctcttaagtcaagcaacgctttctaaacacggtatttacctattgtgcaagaaatggtaggggatcccgggtctttatacttaggagtagtggtattctgaaaaATAGAACTCATATGACTAGCTAAAGTCCTTCTATTGTACACTATGTTTTCACTTTCGCGTACAcaaatccttaagaaacttggtttAAGAGGAAatatgcttaattgcatctaataatggaaggttgatagtcacctgcttaaaaacctccaaaatATGATTAAAGTTGGATTCTCTCTTAGTTGAAATCAGCAGCTGAGGGagtggggctctgggaacaacatgaccctcattggtatcTTTAGAGACTcaatcagtctcttcattctctggcttagaagggtgaactacatcatgttcactatcatgcttggcaaccttgttgtctaccattttaccgctcctaagggttttatcgagttcacatggtttgatgatttctcaccagctaaagatatttgatggactcccctaggattgggttgtggttgactaggaaaacTTCCATTATCTCTCTCATTTAGAATCTTAGCAATTTGgccaacttgaagttctaagttagcaagattCTTGGCATTAtgttgaaaattctgcttggtttcctcttgaaaactaGCCTGTTTCTTTAGTAACATTTCTTGGGTTTGTGCGAACATGTCCTGtctctttcttaatatactaagagattcctctaagctagttatttaATTATCAAAAGTGTATGGAACAgggcttgacctgaagagttcttattataaccaaaacctgggggaggatgaGAATTACTAGATTGACCTTGACTTCTAGCCTTTAGacaaagagaaattaggatggtttctccaaccagggttgtaggtctctgagtatgagTCAAACTCCTGACGGTTTTGAAACCTGGAGTTTTTATCGATAGCACGGAATTTCTCTTCACTAACCTAACCTTTCctaaacgagttattgggttctattcCATAACTACAGACTTCAGAGGCTTTAATTCTatcattaggttcaacaagggacctatttttagactgacccatttccaaagcttctaaccttctagacaaagcaacaaacttagcatctgacttaaaactcgtatctaccacattggtgctacttctattaacaAGGATtctttagggggttcaacacaagactcttactgttgggatttttcagctacatcttctaacaaaaaaaatgatTCATTATCGTTTTTACTCGTGAACCTatcagcgcacatagactcgaccatggattttgtcgaatagtctaaaccctcataatgaatttcaactagtttcattttctcgaacccatggtgaggacattgcgaCAAAAGATCATTAAATATCTCTAAAAACttataaagagattctccttaTTGTTGTATAttggcactaattttctgcctaacagatgcAGTTCTATGCTTAGGGAAAAACTTCTAGTAGAAAGCAGCGGTAAGTTCGTCCCATGTTTCTATAGACTCAGATGGTAGGTTATGCAGCCatgacttggctttatctctcaaggaaaaggggaacatcctaagtttcaagacttcatcactaTGGTCTTTAATCTTAGTTGTTCCGCAAATttcttcaaagtccctaacatgaaaataagggttttcatcgtcttttcctaagaatatagggatcatctgaaggaTACCAGGTTTGAACTCATAATTAGCCGTagaggctggcaatttaatgcacgaagctcgattggtcctagttgggtacatgtaatctttcaaagtagcCATTGTTGTCATACTAAACTACTAGGGTATTTTCTTCACGaagagatagattctcaaaactaaagtttccgAAAACAgggatctcaaaagaagagtcttcaagctccccgcttccacaataagaactactaggtttttcgctaatcaatcgacctagagtatctattTTCCAAGCctgctctctaataacctcgggtatacactagaaaaacaaaaataaaaagaaaagtcctaaggaagtgaggttctaagcaaacacacgaCAGGATGaatccaccaaagcaaacctaaagattcctagcaaacaacaagcatgatggcttcacttaaattgcttctagaccagcttctactttttcgaaagggaattcgttacaatctaaacaaacctctctagaatcaatttgaataaaGTGAGTCGAAGAGAAGTAGGGGAAGctcagaggagctttgatacccttTGGCAACACTTCCTTGGGTTACAAGGCGGCTCTAATCGATTTACAGTAATCTTcctgaacttcaaagtatgcttaaaagagcaaccaatatttttcgaactactttcctattaagctcgttatcctataggtctcgttctagtcaatattttaagcttgggttcgcgtttggttttttttcctaagacgggcaagaagagaacgatgatgaaatccgaacccttaccttgtatggctagtccttgccctttactaggaaattaataTCCGTATTCAGTAcgcaacatatattcaccttaaggcagacagtaaacccgctgacaggggattcgtgggtgtttcgaaaaacttacctcccttACCAGAcggcgaagaaccgttgtagtcgactcggaccACGAATCCCATgtaatgtacgaacccgaggggttgagacaatatcgtaattgtcgtccttctaTGCAAACGGTTTAATAtctaaaactacccttccatagggtttaaataaaagaataatgtcccaaaatccacagtccaaagtccaaaaataaaattcaaaagaaaaaaaaaagtacaagaatataagatatcctaatacaatctaaaaaaaaataaaaactaaaaataaaatctaataacGGTCCCTActtagctggtcatccccgttccccaatGTTTGATGctttccaggaggtcccaggttcaagtctacaatgacgtaatattgcaggaattaacatggaaggtagagttggcatgccccccttgtgacaaaatctcccccccccccccattccgccgtttcggctccccttggaaaggttacccatgaggcccgctggtaggctagcacagcaacctgttcaattaatgtaatagtatgtcgttggagcctatcttgttaggcttccacctagtttcatgtaataatcattATCCATAATGAAGGAAGATGTAATTTTAAAAACCTAATAATAAAATGCTTtgtctttcttttccttttcttttagccTTTATCTTTGGCTCCTAATCTCTTAGTCACCAAAGTCTTTGGCTTAAATTCTTTTCGGTCCAAACTCCAAACCTGTAGCACAAAGAAATGTACCCAAAGAAACTTAAAATAGaacaaagagaaaataaaaatataaaaaataaatctaaaactctAACTTAAAAATAAGTACGCatcggcggcaccaaaaattcatatgattttaaagTATTGTAGTAAaagattcgttgagacttgtgaaagaaataatttttagatttatcaaaactaaagaaaactcaatcaaaagttgatttcaggATTTCAAATAGACCAAGGCTCATGATTCCACTATTCTTTCTAGTTGATTGGTTTAACAATATTATTCttagaattattattaagctcttttttttCATTAATTCACTATTAATCCATAagatgtccaaatattaaattgtaatccctaaGTATGAATTATCAAAGAAATAAATCTAAGCATAACACGTCAAATTGATTaaaaactaattaagaaaaccatttttttctttttttatgttgatcttagtgaattaaataaaataaataattaaagaaattgtaAAAATAAATTACCAACCAAGCATGAATGAATAGTTTGCTCTGTTGCCTCGATCACCGGGtacttagcctctcatcatgttgaaaaacctctcaaaataattcattgatACTCACAAATGTTTTACAATTAATGAAAAGGataaaaaatggtgaaaatcgggttttgtaacaattatatttgttacacaGAACGATAATTGGAAAGTATTGTTGTTACTGTAGCGTATACGACTGCCCCCAACTTTCGCATTCGATGTAGCAGTTACGAGAGTTCGttggcgtcttatgttcttcgttttcttggagagcagcagcagcaaaaatgtctgcaacttgattttctcgactttgTGATGTTCCTAACTCtatcctatcgaccccaaactctcggtACACCGTATTCAACatcccagcaacctatttatacccatatcATGCATTGAATCTCGTCATAACTTCAAATATTttcactttattatttttattctcaCGGCAATAATTTGCATTTTTTTATATTCAACGTGTTCTCGGCTTTCAAACCttccttgtttatcttcttcacgttccagaAAAACCTTCCTTGtttttctgcaacttgatttccAATCGTGGGAATAGACTTTTTTGGACCCTTACGAATGCTTAGTCCAGGTTAGATTTGATGATATTTCTTGTCAATTACCTATATGGTGCGTCAATGGGCCATTGCTTTGTCGGAGTGTCTCAGCGATTGTTCGTTGAACATACAAAATACGGGTGAAATTTGGTAATTGTGTTTTTCACTACTGTTATCAGTTTGAGGTTTACAGTTTCCCTTCAGTTTCCCCACCTTTTCTCCCCTTTGGCTCTATGAACTATGGAGGTGAACTACAGAAGGATTCATACAGGTTTTGTGGCAATATAGTTAGGTTTCCACTGTCttggatttttgacaaagtaaCAAACTACAATGTACCATATATTGAGCAGTGCAGGTGTGTAAAACCAGTTGGAGTGTGGCTGTGTTGAGAGAACTACAATGTACCATATATTGAGAGACAAGCAGTTGGAGTGTGGCTGTGTTGagagaactcaaaaaccagttcTCCTTGCAATTTCCAAAATCAGATGGAGGGTTATGATTGGAGGTTTAGCTTACACATAGCTTGGAGATCAAAGAGAAAGAGATGAACATCTTTGAAATTGTGTGTCATAACGACTTCTCCTCTTAAATGTAAATTAttttttctctgctttaggaCCAAAGCAGGTGTGTAAAATAATATTCATTTGTTGCATTAGTTGAACTACAAAAAGGGATCCCGACTTTTACAATCAAAACTTCGTATCATTTGTTGGGAGTTTGCTACATTGATCACATGCTAAAACTGTTGAAATAgtagatctgaagaaaatttgaggATCTTATATTAAATTAGAAATGTTTTAATTAAGTTGTTAGTTTGTTCAAAGCATCAATTCCTATTAGGACGTAAATGACACAAAATATGTAATTGGATTTGGctggagaaaaataaaaatggagcttACATTTCAATATTTCTAGTGAATATTTTCTAATTATGGGGGTGAATGTGGTGATCTTAGAATGTGTCACGACCAACACATTACTCAGAATTTTCAGATATTGTAGTCAATTTTGTTGTAATCCCCTATTTCACCAGAGTTTATCCACtttattttctttcaaatttaTACTCTGACAATGTGACTCTATCTTTCCTACCCATTGGACATTCTTAGGGTATGTCCAGAATTTCCCTGCATAAAATCGATCAATGTTGATACTAAATACCTATGGAACTGAGGTATTTCATCCCCATCTCTACCCGAATAGCTGCAGATGTAGAGATCATCAATGAAAAATTCATCACTAGTACTGCGTAGTTTACAACATTGCTTCTGATAGAGCCATGTTTGTGCTCCTTAAGCTGATGCTTGAACCCTTAATAAACAATGGAAAGAGAAGCTCTTGATATGTTAGTTGAAGAGTGGAAGGGTGTGGTTTTATAGGTCAACTTCTTTCCATGTTGCCAACAAGTTCATCGACATGCTAGGAAGTGTATTCGTTCCATAAACGATTATTATTTAAGCTTGTTCCACCAAAAGCTGCAATAAGAACACAAAACTGGCACCATAATCCAGTCTTTCCTGTACACAGCCGTAAAGGACCATAGGCAATGGAAATTTCAATTACCAGGCTTGCGACATTGGGTTGAAATTAAGGGCATTCTAGTAAATGCCCCAAATTTCCTTCTAAAATCAACACAGCCCTAGAATTTCAGTAAAATTTTTATATAGAAACTGAGAGTGTGAGTAAATCAGATGAGGGGTTGTGATGAGATTCCTTGTCTGATGAGGGAAGCTTTACACATAGCTTGGAGATGGAcacaatccttgaaaatcaacacaatgatttctcctctcaaatttaaattgtgatttcctcgaTTGTACAAGATGTTTTCCCCATGATTATTAGCCGTTAGATTTTGTTGGCAACCCTAGCAAGCATTAAAGGTGAACTTAAAACCCTACATATCCCTTGGTTTCCTTTATATATTCTCGCTTCACTTCCAACCAGCCCACAACTTATTGAACCCTAGCCGTCACTTCACTCGCAACTGCCTTATCCCGTATAACCAGAACCACTAGAAGATATCTCTTGTtacaacaagaaaaagaaatacaaatGGAAGGAAATCTAGTCGATCGAATCAGCATGTTAGACAACAACACTCTCAATCACATTCTTTCACT
This window of the Papaver somniferum cultivar HN1 unplaced genomic scaffold, ASM357369v1 unplaced-scaffold_3, whole genome shotgun sequence genome carries:
- the LOC113341530 gene encoding probable mediator of RNA polymerase II transcription subunit 36b; amino-acid sequence: MANKPDPLLSIDELEKKINALGRIINNPSILVGKVVDDARIRRQAFQALRDEKIKQRDNEIEQRNNEIEEDRRKKLAHNRGEEYLDGRRVNLQPTDHDDVFKDQVRNDCLLTKMVVDERSVIGGPKSVLVKDEDGSMTRYRRWNPYTCMLAAAILNGVEYFGITKGATVLYLGVPASAITVSHVSDIVGRDGKVYAVVYLHNSRGSKFDMARMQAFNDMAMIRENIVPIIADAADPTQYRIFVDRQVDVIISDDQRADQSTILSLNAKCYLKRKGNFAMFIKPVVMSVVMPDLDSEEDVYAHELKMLQRLELTPSAGVRLDPYQKCRACVIGRRKYKEEEKKMKMKKTLDHVLQS